Proteins co-encoded in one Polynucleobacter sp. MWH-UH19D genomic window:
- a CDS encoding SDR family oxidoreductase has product MLLMRTFGKPSILIIGCGDIGIRVAKQLSLGHRVFALTSSSHRFQELREAGAIPILGNLDQPESLWRLAGLAQTVIHLAPPQNQGNRDHRTRNLFRILAQGSSAVRRLIYVSTTGVYGDHRGAKVSELTPVNPQSERAQRRVDAERALRLWGPAHGIAVTILRVPGIYAANRLPLERLQSQMPALLPEEDAYSNHIHSDDLARLVCAAVYHGKPQRVINACDGNETKMGDYFDEVADAFGLARAPRMPANQLQEIVSPMLWSFMRESRRVTNTRLSELKTPLRYPSVADFLKTISKNP; this is encoded by the coding sequence ATGTTACTTATGCGTACTTTTGGTAAACCTTCAATCCTGATTATCGGCTGCGGCGATATTGGCATTCGAGTGGCAAAGCAGTTATCGCTTGGTCATCGGGTTTTTGCACTCACGTCTTCGTCACATCGTTTTCAGGAGTTGCGGGAGGCTGGCGCGATACCGATTTTGGGAAATCTGGATCAGCCAGAGTCTTTGTGGCGGCTTGCAGGTTTAGCGCAAACCGTTATTCATTTAGCCCCACCCCAAAATCAAGGAAATCGTGATCACCGAACCCGTAATCTCTTCAGAATTTTAGCCCAAGGGTCTTCTGCCGTCAGGCGGCTGATCTACGTCAGCACTACCGGTGTTTACGGGGATCATCGAGGAGCCAAGGTTAGTGAGCTGACTCCAGTCAATCCCCAAAGTGAGAGAGCCCAAAGAAGGGTGGATGCTGAGAGGGCGCTGCGTCTGTGGGGGCCCGCACACGGAATTGCCGTCACTATTTTGCGAGTACCTGGTATCTATGCTGCTAATCGCTTGCCCTTAGAGCGTTTGCAATCCCAAATGCCTGCATTATTGCCAGAGGAAGATGCGTATTCCAATCATATTCACAGTGATGACTTAGCTCGCTTGGTATGTGCTGCCGTCTATCACGGCAAACCCCAAAGAGTTATCAATGCGTGTGATGGCAATGAAACTAAGATGGGTGACTACTTTGATGAAGTGGCAGATGCTTTTGGGTTGGCCAGGGCGCCTAGAATGCCAGCCAATCAATTGCAGGAAATAGTGAGTCCGATGCTATGGTCGTTTATGCGGGAATCAAGACGCGTGACAAACACACGCTTATCAGAACTAAAAACACCGCTACGTTATCCGAGCGTAGCGGATTTTCTAAAAACTATTTCCAAGAATCCTTGA
- a CDS encoding glutamine--tRNA ligase/YqeY domain fusion protein has translation MSQDSKSLKAGAAGAGAVTEPSNFLRQIIDQDLASGAFSQRTNFAGDPIPSIITRFPPEPNGYLHIGHAKSICLNFGLAADYNQQPGGARCNMRLDDTNPVKEDVEYADSILDAVKWLGFDWGTHLYHASDYFDRLYEFAEILIQHGKAYVDSQSADDIHTNRGNFGQAGKNSPYRDRSPAENLALFREMRDGKFKDGEHVLRLKIDMAHPNIVMRDPVVYRIRHTDHHRTGSKWCIYPLYDFTHCISDALENVSHSICTLEFENNRPLYDWIVNSLKELGVFKDPVPHQYEFARLNLTYTITSKRKLLQLVEEKHVDGWDDPRMPTIVGIRRRGYTPESIRLFCERIGVSKADSWIDMSTLDQALRDDLEVRAPRATAVLKPLKLVVENFDANAKELCSAPRHPQHPEWGNREFHFTRELWIEADDFMKEPIKGFFRLYPPIGDQPGSRVRLRHGFVVECTGFETDAQGNVIQVNVTHFPDSKSGTPGSNNYKVKGNIHWISSAEAIPAEVRLYDHLFTDPHPDSGDKNFLDAINPNSKETITAYLEPCMKDVKPEDRFQFERHGYFIADKADSKPGKLVFNRTVGLKDSWK, from the coding sequence ATGTCCCAAGATAGCAAATCCCTTAAAGCAGGTGCCGCAGGCGCTGGCGCAGTCACTGAACCATCCAACTTTCTCCGTCAGATCATTGATCAGGATTTAGCAAGTGGCGCATTCTCACAGCGCACTAATTTCGCTGGCGACCCTATCCCATCGATCATTACCCGCTTTCCACCAGAACCAAACGGCTATTTGCACATTGGTCATGCGAAAAGTATTTGCTTAAATTTTGGCTTGGCGGCAGATTACAACCAGCAGCCTGGTGGCGCACGTTGCAATATGCGCTTGGATGACACCAATCCAGTCAAAGAAGATGTTGAATATGCCGATAGCATTTTGGATGCGGTGAAATGGCTAGGCTTTGATTGGGGAACTCATCTTTATCACGCTAGCGATTACTTTGATCGCCTTTATGAGTTTGCAGAAATTTTGATTCAGCATGGCAAAGCCTATGTTGATAGTCAAAGCGCTGATGACATTCATACGAATCGCGGTAACTTTGGCCAAGCAGGTAAAAATAGTCCCTATCGTGATCGCAGTCCAGCAGAAAATCTTGCCCTCTTTCGCGAAATGCGCGATGGTAAATTCAAAGATGGTGAACATGTTCTGCGCCTGAAGATTGATATGGCGCATCCGAATATCGTGATGCGTGATCCCGTGGTTTATCGCATTCGCCATACGGATCACCATCGCACCGGCAGCAAATGGTGTATTTACCCTCTGTACGACTTTACTCATTGCATCTCTGATGCGTTAGAGAATGTTTCTCACTCCATCTGCACTCTAGAATTTGAAAACAATCGCCCACTCTATGACTGGATAGTCAACTCCCTAAAAGAATTAGGCGTATTTAAAGATCCCGTTCCGCATCAGTACGAGTTTGCCCGCCTGAACCTCACTTACACCATTACCAGTAAGCGCAAGTTATTACAACTCGTTGAAGAAAAACATGTTGACGGCTGGGATGATCCCCGTATGCCTACGATTGTTGGTATACGTCGCCGCGGTTACACCCCTGAGAGTATTCGCTTGTTCTGCGAGCGTATTGGCGTATCTAAAGCCGATAGCTGGATTGATATGAGCACTCTGGATCAAGCCTTGCGTGATGATCTGGAAGTCAGGGCTCCTAGGGCTACTGCGGTACTCAAGCCATTGAAATTGGTTGTAGAGAATTTCGATGCGAATGCAAAAGAGCTCTGCTCTGCTCCACGCCACCCCCAACATCCAGAATGGGGTAATCGTGAGTTTCATTTCACACGCGAATTGTGGATTGAAGCTGATGACTTTATGAAAGAACCGATTAAAGGATTCTTTAGACTTTACCCGCCCATTGGCGATCAGCCAGGTAGTCGCGTTCGTTTACGTCATGGCTTTGTTGTGGAGTGCACTGGCTTTGAAACCGATGCACAAGGAAACGTTATCCAAGTCAATGTCACGCACTTCCCTGACAGCAAGAGTGGCACGCCTGGATCTAACAACTACAAAGTGAAAGGCAACATTCACTGGATCAGTAGCGCCGAAGCGATTCCAGCTGAGGTTCGCCTCTATGATCACCTATTTACAGACCCACATCCAGACAGTGGTGATAAGAATTTCTTGGATGCCATCAACCCAAACTCTAAAGAAACGATTACTGCCTATTTAGAGCCCTGCATGAAAGATGTAAAACCAGAAGATCGCTTCCAATTCGAGCGCCATGGTTACTTTATTGCTGATAAGGCAGACTCCAAACCAGGTAAGCTGGTATTCAACCGTACGGTTGGTCTCAAGGATTCTTGGAAATAG
- a CDS encoding tripartite tricarboxylate transporter permease, with product MDLFANLALGFDTAFTLQNLLYCLIGCILGTLIGVLPGLGPIATIAMLLPATYALPPIAALIMLAGIYYGSQYGGSTTAILLNIPGETSSVVTAIDGYQMARNGRAGVALFTAGMGSFFAGCVATLVLAAFAAPLSQLAFKFGPAEYFSLMVLGLIGAVVLASGSLIKAIGMIILGLLMGLIGTDVNSGVSRYAFDVPELSDGIGFVAVAMGVFGFAEIMGNLEKQGDDEGFLNKLTSMVPTKSDLKRMIPSILRGTTIGSILGILPGGGAALAAFGAYSVEKKSSKHTHEFGKGAIEGVAGPESANNAAAQTSFIPLLTLGIPPNAVMALMVGAMTIHNIQPGPQVMTSNPALFWGLIASMWIGNVMLILLNLPLIGIWVKLLKIPYRFLYPAILVFCCIGVYTVNNTVFDVYVTAGFGLIGYLFFKLGCEPPPLLLGFVLGPMMEENFRRALLLSRGDFSTFVTRPLSLGLLIAAALLVVIVALPAVKKTREEAFVED from the coding sequence ATGGATTTATTTGCTAACTTAGCACTCGGTTTCGATACCGCGTTCACCCTACAAAATCTCTTGTACTGCCTCATCGGCTGTATTTTGGGAACCCTCATTGGTGTTTTGCCTGGCCTTGGTCCTATCGCTACTATCGCGATGCTCTTGCCCGCAACCTACGCCCTACCTCCTATTGCCGCATTAATTATGTTGGCTGGTATTTACTACGGCTCACAATACGGCGGATCAACAACAGCGATTTTGCTCAATATCCCTGGGGAAACGTCCTCGGTGGTTACGGCAATTGATGGCTACCAAATGGCTCGCAATGGCCGGGCTGGTGTTGCCTTGTTTACTGCTGGTATGGGCTCTTTCTTTGCGGGCTGCGTTGCAACTTTAGTGTTAGCCGCTTTCGCTGCGCCACTCTCGCAACTCGCATTTAAATTTGGCCCTGCGGAATACTTTTCATTAATGGTGCTCGGCCTGATCGGTGCAGTAGTCTTGGCATCTGGTTCTTTAATCAAAGCGATCGGCATGATCATCCTTGGTTTGCTCATGGGCTTAATCGGCACCGACGTGAACTCTGGTGTATCTCGCTACGCGTTTGATGTTCCTGAACTTAGTGATGGTATTGGCTTCGTTGCAGTCGCAATGGGTGTATTCGGTTTTGCAGAAATCATGGGTAACCTTGAAAAACAAGGTGACGATGAGGGCTTTCTCAATAAGCTCACCAGCATGGTTCCAACCAAGAGCGATTTGAAGCGCATGATTCCCTCAATTTTGCGCGGCACAACTATTGGCTCTATCTTGGGCATCCTTCCTGGCGGTGGCGCGGCTTTAGCAGCATTCGGCGCTTACTCTGTTGAGAAAAAGTCCTCTAAGCACACCCATGAATTTGGTAAAGGCGCAATTGAAGGTGTTGCCGGTCCTGAATCAGCAAACAACGCTGCCGCTCAAACCTCATTCATCCCATTGCTCACCTTAGGTATCCCGCCAAATGCAGTGATGGCATTGATGGTTGGTGCGATGACCATTCATAACATTCAACCTGGTCCACAAGTGATGACTAGCAACCCTGCTTTGTTCTGGGGTCTGATCGCTTCCATGTGGATTGGTAATGTGATGTTGATTCTCTTGAACTTGCCACTCATTGGTATTTGGGTGAAGCTCTTGAAGATTCCGTATCGTTTCCTCTATCCAGCGATTTTGGTGTTCTGCTGTATTGGCGTGTACACCGTCAATAACACCGTGTTTGATGTGTACGTAACCGCTGGCTTTGGCTTAATTGGTTACCTATTCTTCAAATTGGGCTGCGAGCCTCCTCCACTACTTTTGGGCTTTGTTCTTGGCCCAATGATGGAAGAGAATTTCCGTCGCGCATTGTTACTCTCTCGCGGCGACTTCTCCACTTTTGTGACTCGTCCACTGTCACTCGGACTATTGATTGCAGCCGCCTTACTGGTAGTAATCGTAGCCCTGCCCGCAGTGAAAAAGACTCGCGAAGAGGCATTCGTCGAAGACTGA
- a CDS encoding CDP-6-deoxy-delta-3,4-glucoseen reductase, with product MSYQVTLKTSGKQFTVTQDETLLEAALRQGINLPYGCKNGACGSCKGKVIEGKVSHDQHSESALSKADETSGGILFCCSHPQSDLLIEAREVQGAGDIAIRKVPCRVNNISKPSSDVAILKLQLPAAERFQFLAGQYIEFLLKDGQRRAYSIANSPDQEGPLELHIRHLPGGVFTDFVFGVSNPALKEKDILRFEGPLGSFFLREDSKKPIIFLAAGTGFAPIKSIIEQMQAKKIDRSIYLYWGGRRPSDLYLSDLCKTWEKEIPNFQYIPVISDGLPEDAWQGRTGFVHEAVIEDHPSLKDFQVYACGAPVMVNAARTDFSAKCQLPEEEFFADSFTSAADLATNVS from the coding sequence GTGTCTTACCAAGTCACGCTCAAAACGAGCGGCAAACAATTTACTGTTACCCAAGATGAAACGCTCTTGGAGGCCGCACTCCGTCAAGGAATTAACTTACCCTATGGTTGTAAAAATGGCGCTTGTGGATCCTGTAAAGGAAAAGTGATCGAGGGCAAGGTCAGTCATGATCAACATAGTGAAAGCGCCTTAAGCAAGGCCGATGAGACCTCCGGCGGCATCTTATTTTGTTGCTCGCATCCACAATCGGATTTACTAATCGAGGCACGTGAGGTTCAAGGTGCCGGGGATATTGCGATTCGTAAAGTACCTTGCCGAGTCAATAACATTAGCAAGCCTAGTAGCGATGTCGCCATCCTAAAACTGCAACTGCCAGCAGCAGAGCGCTTTCAGTTCTTGGCTGGTCAATACATCGAATTCTTATTGAAAGATGGTCAGCGTCGTGCTTATTCAATCGCTAACTCTCCTGATCAAGAAGGTCCACTGGAACTTCATATCCGTCACTTACCCGGCGGAGTATTTACTGACTTTGTATTTGGAGTATCAAATCCAGCCTTAAAAGAAAAAGATATCCTGCGCTTTGAAGGGCCACTAGGCAGCTTTTTCTTAAGAGAAGACTCCAAGAAACCCATAATCTTTTTGGCAGCAGGTACTGGTTTTGCGCCCATCAAATCCATCATCGAGCAGATGCAAGCCAAGAAAATTGACAGATCCATTTATCTCTATTGGGGTGGACGTCGACCAAGCGATCTCTACTTAAGCGATCTTTGCAAAACTTGGGAAAAAGAGATTCCCAATTTCCAGTACATTCCCGTGATATCCGATGGCCTTCCTGAAGATGCTTGGCAAGGACGCACTGGCTTTGTCCATGAAGCGGTGATAGAAGACCATCCAAGCCTTAAGGACTTTCAGGTATACGCCTGCGGAGCGCCAGTCATGGTCAATGCTGCTAGAACGGACTTTTCTGCGAAATGCCAACTGCCTGAGGAGGAGTTTTTTGCTGACTCATTCACTAGCGCTGCGGATTTAGCCACAAACGTGTCTTAA
- a CDS encoding tripartite tricarboxylate transporter TctB family protein, whose amino-acid sequence MKIRNQRDFGAGIMYMVIGLFFTIVATNYPMGTAAKMGPGYFPFFLGILMTILGLIVAIKALSATAAIESIPKFNWKVIAQITGSVVLYGLLLPRLGFLIAVVVLVLVSASASKEFTWKGSLINAAFLVTFTYSVFVMGLKLQFPLLPVFLQQ is encoded by the coding sequence TTGAAAATTCGCAATCAACGGGATTTTGGGGCTGGGATCATGTACATGGTCATTGGCCTCTTCTTCACTATCGTGGCCACCAATTACCCCATGGGGACTGCCGCCAAAATGGGTCCCGGCTATTTCCCATTCTTCCTGGGCATCTTGATGACCATTTTGGGTCTGATTGTTGCTATCAAAGCGTTGAGCGCGACTGCTGCCATTGAATCAATTCCTAAATTCAATTGGAAAGTGATTGCCCAAATTACTGGCTCAGTAGTGCTATATGGATTGCTATTACCAAGACTGGGCTTCCTGATTGCAGTAGTTGTATTAGTGCTTGTCTCCGCCAGCGCTAGCAAAGAGTTCACATGGAAAGGCTCATTAATCAATGCTGCCTTCCTGGTGACATTCACTTACTCAGTATTTGTGATGGGCTTGAAGTTGCAATTCCCATTGCTACCTGTATTCCTACAACAATAA